The nucleotide sequence CTGATAATTAAAGTCATGCTCAAATTTTTATTGCATCCACACCTGATTAAAGAGGAACTGGCACATCCAGTTCTCGCGAGTATCATTCCGACCTGCGCAATGGGAACAATGGTCATTGCTCAGTCGCTACTGCCTTATGCTCCAGCCTTTGCACAGGCGCTTTGGCTGGTCGCTGTAGGCTGCCATCTATTGCTACTGGGCAGTTTTGTGTTTCATCGTTCACTTCAATTCAAAATGGAAGACATGGTACCCAGCTGGTTTGTGCCACCGGTAGGCATTATTGTTGCTGCGGTTACCAGCACGGGCATGGGGCATGAGAGCCTGGCATACGGACTCTTCATTTTTGGCCTTGGCAGTTACTTCATCAAGCTGCCGTTTATGCTGTACCGTTTAATATTTCGTGATGCCATACCAAACGTAGCCCTTCCAACGTTTGCGATCATGGCTGCACCGGCCAGCTTGTCACTGGCAGGCTATTTAACCATCACTAACGACCCTAACCCACTACTATTGCTGATTCTGGTGCCATTGGCGATTTTCATGACCCTTCTGGTTTACATGGCCTTTACTCGTCTTTTGCGCCTACCCTTTTCTCCTGGCTATGCAGCCTTTACTTTCCCGATGGTGATCGGTGCCACAGCTCTGCTGAAACTTAATATCTGGTTATCTTCCCATAACCTGTTATGGCTGGCTGAAAATATCCGATATTTAGCTCAATTTGAGATAACTATCGCAACAGCCATCGTCGTATACGTATCTATTCGTTACTTGCACCATTATTTGGCAAAGCCACTTCTTAAAAAATAAGTTGTTGTTATATATACCGAAATAGTGATTCCCATACGTTATAGAACCATTAAATAATATTTATTTTTCTTCTTAGTTTTTATCGTCATAATGCCGCACCTTTGACGTATATCACTGAGTGAACAGAACGTATGGGTAATCTTCCAGAGTGCTTTCCAAAGCTGCGCGAAAGCTCTGACTGGCTGGCGACAGGCCTTTTTTTCTTACTGAGTCTAATCTGCTTGCTGACAGGCATTTCATCAGCTGTAGCTTTGCTTTTGGGTATTATTCTGGCGGTTTCACTGGGTAATCCATGCATTAAACTGGCACAGAAAGTTATAGGCCTGCTATTAAAATTCTCAGTCGTTGGTCTCGGTTTTGGTATGAGCGTTCAGCAGGCGATTGATGCCAGCCAGAACGGCTTTTTACTAACAGTGTCGTCCATTATCTTTACATTAATTCTGGGTGCATTGACTGCTTCTAAAATGGGACTCACCCGTCATTCAGGGCAGCTGATTTCCAGTGGTACGGCAATATGTGGCGGTAGTGCGATCGCTGCGGTGGCTCCGGTCATCAAAGCT is from Endozoicomonas gorgoniicola and encodes:
- a CDS encoding TDT family transporter encodes the protein MEKAQQHPLTAKVDSSRIAAKLSRVPTPLGGLALSIASLGGAWALASPDYATELKLVTAIIAAVLIIKVMLKFLLHPHLIKEELAHPVLASIIPTCAMGTMVIAQSLLPYAPAFAQALWLVAVGCHLLLLGSFVFHRSLQFKMEDMVPSWFVPPVGIIVAAVTSTGMGHESLAYGLFIFGLGSYFIKLPFMLYRLIFRDAIPNVALPTFAIMAAPASLSLAGYLTITNDPNPLLLLILVPLAIFMTLLVYMAFTRLLRLPFSPGYAAFTFPMVIGATALLKLNIWLSSHNLLWLAENIRYLAQFEITIATAIVVYVSIRYLHHYLAKPLLKK